A stretch of the Teredinibacter haidensis genome encodes the following:
- the ilvN gene encoding acetolactate synthase small subunit has protein sequence MKRIISLLMENEPGALSRVVGLFSQRGYNIETLTVAPTEDETLSRLTLTTIGNDHKIEQITKHLNRLVDVVKLVDLTEGAHIERELMMIKVRATGAQRAEVKRCVDIFRGQIIDVTASVYTIQLTGATDKLDAFYQAVGEAAILEVVRSGVSGIGRGEKVLSL, from the coding sequence ATGAAAAGAATAATCTCCTTATTAATGGAAAACGAACCCGGTGCTCTGTCACGTGTTGTTGGCCTATTTTCACAGCGTGGCTATAACATCGAAACCTTAACTGTCGCACCAACAGAAGATGAAACTCTGTCGCGATTAACGCTCACTACCATCGGTAATGACCATAAAATCGAACAAATCACTAAACACTTAAATCGTTTGGTGGATGTGGTGAAACTGGTAGATCTTACTGAAGGTGCTCATATCGAACGTGAGCTGATGATGATCAAGGTTCGTGCCACTGGAGCACAGCGAGCGGAAGTCAAACGCTGCGTGGATATTTTTCGCGGACAGATTATTGATGTTACCGCTTCGGTGTATACCATCCAGCTTACGGGCGCCACTGATAAACTGGATGCCTTTTATCAGGCGGTAGGAGAAGCCGCTATCTTGGAAGTGGTACGCTCCGGCGTATCGGGGATAGGTAGAGGGGAAAAAGTCTTGAGCCTTTAG